In the genome of Terriglobales bacterium, one region contains:
- a CDS encoding DegT/DnrJ/EryC1/StrS family aminotransferase encodes PRFGISRDEFHKALTAQGIPCTPFYPHTLYGNPLYQQGGCRVEPCPVAEACIRDAFWLPHRVLMSDEQTIREIAAAIRRLKR; translated from the coding sequence GCCGCGGTTCGGGATTTCGCGCGACGAGTTCCACAAGGCGCTCACGGCGCAGGGGATCCCTTGCACGCCCTTCTATCCGCACACTCTCTATGGAAACCCCCTATATCAGCAGGGCGGCTGCCGCGTCGAGCCGTGCCCGGTGGCCGAGGCGTGCATCCGCGACGCCTTCTGGCTGCCCCACCGCGTCCTGATGTCGGACGAACAAACCATCCGCGAAATCGCCGCCGCCATCCGCAGGCTGAAACGCTAG